TGAACGAATTTTTGGATACGGAATAGCTCAACCACCCAGACTACAGAAAGGAAATTGAACTGTCTACTCCAAAGAAAAGCACCTCCAATCCCACCGCAACATTGGACGAGTTTAGTAAAATTTTATAACCAGCAAAATTTAGAACCATCGAACCTTCGTTCTTTTCCCAATGACGACAACTTCGATAATAAAGAGAAGACAGTCAACAATGGTACGAATGATCCATTTTCACACCACTGCAATGCCTGTATTACCTGCCGGAGAGGAAGCCAACATGCGGAAACGAATGACTGCTAACACTCATTGGCCCTCATTACTATCTGTAATATTATTATCATATTCCTCTGGATGTGCCATTGTGATGCGCTCATGCAACATTCGTCTTTCGTCCTGTGTTCCTCCGGAGGTTGGGTTTGTTACGCGAAAGCATTTTTAGCAGGACGGTAGACTGTGTAGCAATGGCGAATGTACACCACCCCATGCATTGTTTCCATCTTGAAGACGTCGGTATCAGTTTATGTGCCGTCTGCTTCATTCAAGCCAATGTCAGGAATCGCGCACAATTTCCCACTTAATAATGCTATCAACCTCGTTCGTTTGGTAAcgcaacataaataaaacggtGCACACTTTGTCTTGTTGTGAGCTGCATTGCGCTGCACTTTCACCCACAGTGGGGTCGTAATTTAGTGGCAACGGTAGCATGCCCAGTGGAAGGAGCGAGCGacacatatttattttaacttttttgaTTCATTCTCTGAAACATACTTATTTGATTAGAAAAATCAGTAAATTTAGCctttttagttttttctgatttatatatttattttacagtATGACGCATTTTCGCCGTATTGAGTCGTCTCTTTTTGCAATAcgataattaaattgtttaatgcaTTGTTGTTCTGatgcaaaaattgaaacaatgaCAGTTATTTACgtaaaattacaatttttttgataatgtttaaataaacttATACTGTTTCATAGTAATTACAATGTAATAGCTCTGACTTTCGCAGCaaaatatgttatttttctattaaatATTGGATTATTTTGTCGTagcaaatataataatttcaatgcaGATGACTTTTTTTTAGCTGAAATTACAACGATGCGGTTATAAATCGCTTACActgcataaaacataaacactgcATAAAAACTTATCAGTCATttagaaacatattttaaagcagaaaattaattacacatGGTAAGGTTTAGTTCATGTTAGAGTTTTTTTATGGTCCCTTGAAATTCAAAACtttgtatttatttctgtAAGTATCATTttcaaatcattaaaaaaaattcatttatttcatcatttcattttcgtaTTTATTTCATCAAAAACGGCGGTGTTGCTTTTGCTCTTAGTGCTGTGACAGAAACATTTCGAGaaatattttctaataaataaaatatagtagTATAATGTAATATTTCAAGAGAAATAGTAATATTTGTTAGaagtacataaaaaatattaaattatagtTGATACGattactcaaaaaaaaaaaatatcatcgtctattttttataaaactttgGATACGAACATAAGCGTTGTTCGATCATCAGTAAACAACCGTGCGTCTCCAtcataaattaacaaattagTTACGGCAGTTGGCTGGGTGGACCCAACCCCCACCCTGTCGTGCGAAAGAATCTACATACCTGGTAGCTTAGCGCCAGTAGGAATGCCAGCTGATCtcaaattgaatatttgtaTAATTATTTATCTCAGCTTACGTTAACTCACTCAAACTATAAGTCATCTATAgatgtcttttgtttttagatAGAACAATATAGTACAAAAGAATTGTGCTATCTATTGTGTTGcaattggattatttttttgtccgaGAAAGGTTGTATATGCTCGAATGCATAATGTGCATATTGAGAACatatggaaaaaatattcGCTGATAGGAGAAATTAGTGCACAGTGCAGATCGTGTAAACGTGCTTAATGTATTCCTCAATTTGCTTGATggtaatattttcattataacATATTTGTAATATCTTTATGGTCTATatcgttaatgttttttttatcatggTTTCTGtatgatatttttatattcaacaatattttacttaaaaGTATTGAAATACTCGTTTTTACTATTCGTATACGGCTTTGTTCCGTTTAACCTAATTCCAACTTACTGAATACTTTCTTCCTCTGTATcgctatctctctttctctcttttaaCAGGAGGTTGTGCTGCTTTTGGTCATGCGTGTTATGGAGGGCATGGTAAGCGATCCGGATCCTCCGCCTCTTCACTATACCCGGAGGCTCTCGATCCCTCCGTGGTTGCGTTAGAAGTGCTTCCCATTCCATACTCCAAGCTGGCTTTGGACAAATCAAGATCGCTGGACTCAGCACCTGAAGTAATGCGTCCCAATAATGCGTACGCTATTGACGTAGCTGCTTCAAACCAACGCATAGATACGCGGACAGGAGAGCTTAAATATGCTATTTATGCGATGCTAAGACAATTGGTAAGCTTCTACACTATTGGTATCTTTTATTGGCAAGTATTTCACTAACATGTGTCCTATTGTTTTTGTTAGATGGAAGAGTCAGCAGTTAATCGACAGGAGCAAgcgcatcaacaacaacaggtcCAATCCTTGAATCAACCATTCCCACACGATACTCCCAATGTGGGTGATATCGAACGAAAGTAAGACATATTCCCAAAATTGTGTTAAGCATTTTTGGTTTGTACCGGACTGGGTTAGCTGCAAATCGCACCTACGAGTATGAGATAATTATATTCCAGAAATAGGAATCGAGGATTCGATGCTAGTTGTTCCCGTTTATCCCTTAAACTGTTGCAATGGgcatagtaaaaaaaaatcaaaagaaagcaACGGCACGAACATATACTACATCATCACCCGCACCGAACAAGCGAGTGGCGAGATAACCAATGCGCAATGCAATGAAGCAATGAGCCACAAGCGACGAAACCtgtaaatataaaattctAGAAAGAAAGTGTGCTAAAGCAGTCACAATGAATGAGTATTCTAACAGAAAATAATAACTATACGCTACAATGAAACAATGTGTTAAATAGTTCAATAAGCAATgattgcaaacacacaaatgagtatctaataaaacaaatagttAGACGAAACTTGTTATGGCTGGGACAGTTTCGTTTAAttattcccaaaaaaaaaaacacacacaccatatGTTGCCAAAATTAGgattgtttgaaattattgTTCTTGGTCGTTGAAATctgagaaagaaaacatgattttcaTACTACTCGTACATTGAACGTGTTAAAACGTAATCCTTTACCTCTTGGCCtgttgcaggagtcctctaagcAACTTCCCGTCGATGACCACATCGTTCCTCCTGTGTCATTTAGGACGACATCAAAGAACTTTTTATAGGAAGGCTATTCTAATGACATGTCCACCTGGAACCGGCGCCTGGACAGTCGAGTCAATTTCGTTTTTGTCACCAGGTCCGAGACAACCGAGAGACTATGTTGCTCAAATGTAGAATCAGCTGTTCTATTTCGGACTTtcctgttgtgtttgttttttgttggcttactatatttgtacaattatatatattattttgtttatttcctcGGAAATTCACATGTCTTTATGAATACTTAAGTGATAGTGTTTGATTATCCAACAACATATATCAAACAACTATGTCCTTCCGGTTGACCTTAACTTTTATTAGGTATATTTTTTAGACAGCTACAACTACAAAAAAGCGAGctttaagacaaaaaaaccaatcatGTTACACTTCTCTTACAATGCTTCGAAATAACGTTGCTTTGTTTGAATATCAGAGTGAAATATGTCCTGTTTGAGAGCTTAAGAAAGAAATTTACAGATGGCGCTGGTAAAAGCACATAAAAAGCACGCAAAAGTACGCCACCTTGAGTCTGTCCTATCTATTTTGCTATGAATATAACAGCTGATAAATGTTTGTACTAAAATTGCttccaaaaggaaaaaaggctctcaaataaatttattctAGGAATTCCGATAAAATAAGTCCCAACGCCATTTTTCCCACAACAAATTCATATGAGCTTTCAAACAATCTAGCGTacgttttgatttttgattgTTGATAACCCACTTGTTGATCGCGTAAGAGCGCGCATCCAAGAATCGCGAAGAGCATCCGTGGCCGGTGCCCTCAcactttattttccctttcaagcacgcacgcacgctcACCACTTAACGTTTGCGGTAGTTACACGTGGGCTTACGAAAAGTGTCATCAATCAAAACTGTTTATGCGTGTCGCTGGTTCGCATTTCTCGTCCACTCGCCCACTGATCACCGTTAATGAATGACACCCAGGCAGGCGTGCCAGGACGCAGCAATACAGATAACAAGTTTTCTGAACTGTGAAATATTCGTCCCGATGGTGGAACTAGGCAGACGGCACGCTGACATCGTTCGTTCACTCCTATCTTCGCTGACAATTGGATGTTTCCTTCAATCGGTTTGATGACGGGCAAGATAAATGAGCTTAATGTAATTCGGTTAGCCAGCAACTTATTTTTGACCATTTGGTCAGGTGATTAGTTTTGCTTTATGTACACctatattttgaatatttttggaaGTATTGTGaagaatggtttgtttttattaaaaagatGTATTATCAATAAACTTTCCTGCCTGgaagaaataatatttgtcTCTTGTTTGTCACCTGTTGCATTGCCCGCGTTAGTCTTTCATCAGCAACTTATTCACACGAATGTCACACATGAACCCGTCGCTATATTGGAAAATGGCGCCACCGGATCGGCGCAAAGACTTACGGACGTATGTAAAGACCCGGCGTGTCGCGACCGATTGTGGTGTGGGAACATGAGTGgaatgtgcaaacaaaacccttcTTCCTTCCCATCGCAGGAAACCGACAAACCAACGGCATGCATTGGTATTGAAGAAACCCGTTTACTGATTTGCATTCACAGGGATTCTCGATAGGAGTTTCAGCCGTAACCCAACCGATTTGGTGGTATCTCACACCCTCGAGACCCGGTGGAAATGGAGACGGAGCGATGGTCGATAAATCATCACCCGAAGCCAAAAGGATTACCGAACGGGggcatactgctgctgcacgtGGTGTGATGATTTATGGTTTTCTTCTCGAATGATATGAGTAGTGATCTGTTTCCacgcgggtttttttttgcgcttgcCTGCGGTATTTCGTGTATTTTTGTCGCGCTTCATGTTTATGCTCTTACCGCAGGCGCCAAAATGAGTGACGTAATGTGTACAGGgcccacaaaacacacacacacacacacatcacatcACGGCTGGGCCGATGAGGTGGTATGCGGACGGGTCGGGTcaattatttcctttcttGCAGACCTGTTACCGGAAAAGCTAGCAATATAACCAAACACAGCAGCAGTTTGTCAATTATGGATGTATGATTAAACGGCGGCGTACACACACATCGGTTCAATTTATTGAACTCGATGGCTACACTTTGGCGAAGCAAGCGAACCGTAAACATGTGCGATAAACCGTTCGACAATcggttatttttgtttttttttttggtattgcCAGAAATATAATCAAGTTATAATTATTTGCAAGTTTCAaacgtgtggtgtgtgtgtgtgctatctTTGTATAAGTCTTTAAATATTGCCAAAGTTCATCCCCACATGCGAATGTGTCTacatttttccacaaaaaatacatgcgtatttttttttatgaaaccgTCCCTGGAATAAATATGGTGGCGTTTCGTGCATATAGACCAAGACTATCAAACCACTTCCGAAAGCTTTTCAGTAAGATGATAAAAATAGCCGCACAGTGATAGAAAATAGCTGAATGGTTACAGCTTTCCACAAACTGCCACTAACCCCCCACTATCCCCCCACCTTGTAGGGGGTGGATGGATGTAGGGGTGGAAAGAATGGGAAATGCTCAAACCTCAATGTACAAAAAgatcaacaaaataaataacattcaaATATTCCTACCACTGCTTCACACCGGCGCAACCGCACACTACAGCCGAATGCAGCCGTTGTCCTGTAGCGGGTTgatgaatttgttttcccacATTCGTACCCACGTCCCTGCCGGTTTTCccaccgtgtgcgtgtgtgagtggtgtagggaaaaaaaacacaatggcTTCTCCAATAACTACTACCGCTGCCGTGGGATGGAGGCGCATCGATGGCCCTATCCGCGAGACAGTGTCTGCGGTGTCGTCGTCGGTGTTCGTTATCCTATCGTCCTAGGTCGGGAGAACCGCGCGCGCCACACGCTGTCACACGGTCCAACGGGCGATTTGGTGCCGATGTATGCGTGTGCGTTGTCCTGAACCGCCTACCCGGTGCTCGCGGGTAGCCACTGATCAACTGGTGGCGTGCTCGTGCAGTGTGTCGGTGCGGTATTTACTATCCTCGTCACCTCGGTTTGAGATGAAGATGTCTTTGCTACACCACGAGTCCGAGCTAGCTCCGTCAGTCGTCCGTACGCGTCCGGTGGGTTCGGATCGGTCGGACGTTCCCCTATCAGTCGCTATCCGATCTCTCAAGGCAACCGACAGCAGTTGCCGTTCCATCTAATCTAATTTCATACTCATTCAAATTCTACATCCAGCGAAGTGTGCGCACGAACGGGAACAGGAACGGTACGGTAATCGGTGTGAGGGTGCTAAGGTGCTCAAAGTGCCATCGATGGTGCAGTGTCGATTTTGCCGTTCCGTGGCGTGAAATATGTAATACGTTTCAACAAAACTATCCTCGGTAGGAGTGTAGTGTCGATGCAGGCGAAGGATTACCGTCTATCATCTATATGTACTAGCTACATTGGGCACGCAAGGCACGGTCACAAAATAGGGAACCGTTAGCAGTTGAAGGATATCGCTACCGTAACGTCGAATCTGTGGTAAATCTACTTTACCGACCAAAGCAGAAgatatttgttgtgtttttttatcattttgttcTCCGTTGTTCTAGAAACATCGGGTGGCAtctgtaagaaaaaaaaacatccctaGTAATGTTCTTAAAAGTTGAAACAAAGTCGAAAAGTATTCTATAACTAGAGCAAGGGCAACATTATACTTTCAAACAATCTTTTGCAGCTGTAAAAGAATAGATACACATACGTAAGTTTGTTAGGAATGCATTCATATGTCTGAAATAGGTGAAGTAGCTCTGgctttcaatcatttttttatgttttaccgAACTTTTCAAAGCATCAATCTTATCTATTCAgtggaataaatatttacgGAATGCAATATCAATATTGGCGAAACGATTGACAGAAGTCAACTGGGCTGCGAGTCGTTATTTGAATCACGATGCAGAGGAGGTTTGACGAATAAAATGGCgcgcgttttgtttgttggattGAGTTGGGGATTAAGTTCGACTAGTTTACCTTTTTGAATCAAATATCCTTGCTAAATTTTTACGGAGTATTAAAGACTAGCTGCTATGACCGGAAAGTGAAGCGTATACTGGAATTTAGTTGACAGGTGCTATATTTGAACTGTTGTTATGGTTTGATGTTCTCGATGTTGTACTTTTATAGAATCTCAGTAATGACTGTGAAACAGTTGTATAACTTCAGCAAGGCTAAGTGGTTCAGTTGTGGAGAATTCCTTGTAGATTTAGTTCCAACACACCGCACCAAGCATGTGGTACTTATTGTTAAAATGCCATAAAACCAAGTTGATTGATGTAAAATAGCGTTTATTTAACTGCCTTTGTTGAACTTTACTAAGCACGTATTCATGTGAGTGTCGCTTCTAGCATTTTGGTTGCGATAACAAACGTAATAGAACAGGTGTTAAAAGCG
This region of Anopheles marshallii chromosome 2, idAnoMarsDA_429_01, whole genome shotgun sequence genomic DNA includes:
- the LOC128709000 gene encoding uncharacterized protein LOC128709000, with translation MHQISTICFALVIVAMLVQSTSGKRGCAAFGHACYGGHGKRSGSSASSLYPEALDPSVVALEVLPIPYSKLALDKSRSLDSAPEVMRPNNAYAIDVAASNQRIDTRTGELKYAIYAMLRQLMEESAVNRQEQAHQQQQVQSLNQPFPHDTPNVGDIERK